In a genomic window of Polypterus senegalus isolate Bchr_013 chromosome 13, ASM1683550v1, whole genome shotgun sequence:
- the LOC120542925 gene encoding uncharacterized protein LOC120542925 isoform X2: MAGLFSLLLHVTSFYFQCKSLFHGVPLPPSSLEYGACVVLGALCLFFCSFAALLYTCRSRRKAARRVSAGRRSPKPTSARSRAKFWSFGQGSWEQRKHPQDLAKDAAEWDRHYQHQWKNSVL; this comes from the exons ATGGCTGGTCTGTTCAGTCTCTTGTTGCATGTCACCTCTTTTTATTTCCAGTGTAAGAGCCTCTTCCACGGCGTTCCTCTGCCCCCCTCATCGCTGGAATACGGAGCCTGTGTGGTTCTCGGAGCACTGTGTCTCTTCTTCTGCAGCTTCGCCGCCCTGCTGTACACCTGTCGCTCCCGAAGAAAGGCGGCTCGTCGGGTGTCTGCGGGGAGAAGGTCGCCGAAACCAACGAGCGCAAGATCCAGAGCTAAG TTCTGGAGCTTTGGCCAGGGAAGCTGGGAGCAAAGAAAGCATCCACAGGACCTAGCAAAGGATGCAGCCGAATGGGACAG acaTTACCAGCACCAGTGGAAAAATTCAGTTCTATGA
- the LOC120542925 gene encoding uncharacterized protein LOC120542925 isoform X1, which yields MAGLFSLLLHVTSFYFQCKSLFHGVPLPPSSLEYGACVVLGALCLFFCSFAALLYTCRSRRKAARRVSAGRRSPKPTSARSRAKTLPAPVEKFSSMIQSLEDINERIMEQLKEQMVISERNNNLTKSMLTIVYPEIERLNDVMTKLENEKMIEADMLPYRLETNVQTSDFEEICKTAEYCLLGLSDENSELRHQLQEQKRRNYELEETNGRKEKCILALKKICKELCFRLVNKSS from the exons ATGGCTGGTCTGTTCAGTCTCTTGTTGCATGTCACCTCTTTTTATTTCCAGTGTAAGAGCCTCTTCCACGGCGTTCCTCTGCCCCCCTCATCGCTGGAATACGGAGCCTGTGTGGTTCTCGGAGCACTGTGTCTCTTCTTCTGCAGCTTCGCCGCCCTGCTGTACACCTGTCGCTCCCGAAGAAAGGCGGCTCGTCGGGTGTCTGCGGGGAGAAGGTCGCCGAAACCAACGAGCGCAAGATCCAGAGCTAAG acaTTACCAGCACCAGTGGAAAAATTCAGTTCTATGATCCAGTCACTAGAAGACATCAATGAACGTATCATGGAGCAATTAAAAGAACAGATGGTTATTTCCGAGAGAAACAATAATCTCACAAAATCAATGCTTACCATAGTTTATCCAGAGATTGAACGGTTAAATGATGTGATGACGAAGCTGGAAAACGAAAAAATGATTGAGGCAGATATGTTGCCATATAGGTTGGAGACAAATGTGCAGACATCAGATTTTGAAGAAATTTGCAAAACTGCGGAGTACTGCCTGTTGGGCCTGTCCGATGAAAACAGTGAGCTGCGACACCAGCTGCAAGAACAAAAAAGGAGAAACTATGAACTGGAAGAGACCAatggaagaaaggaaaaatgtatcttagcactcaaaaaaatatgcaaagaaCTGTGTTTTAGGTTAGTGAATAAGAGtagttaa